The Metabacillus sediminilitoris genome window below encodes:
- a CDS encoding tripartite tricarboxylate transporter permease, whose product METLQFLLDGFSVAMQWHNLLFAFFGVLIGTAVGVLPGIGPMSGVALLIPITSTLTGGLDPESAAASSLILLAGVYYGAMYGGSTTSILLNTPGESSSVVTALDGYQMAKQGRAGAALSISAIGSFIAGIIALLGLTLLADPLSEMALSFGPSEYFSLMLLGLCAVSGLAGKSITKALIMTVLGLLLATIGIDNVSGVSRFTYNFAYLYSGLEFLTVAVGLFALGEVFKTILEKDKDGGKIAKVGRILPSKQDFKDSTKPIVRGSLLGFFIGVLPGAGATLASFFSYITEKKLSKNPNKFGNGAIEGVAAPESANNAASGGAMIPLLTMGIPGSGTTAILMGALIMYNVQPGPLLFDDHPEVAWGLIASMFIGNVMLLILNMPLVKVFAKVIETPSHYLLPIIIAISIFGVYAVQANTFDLLLLLACGVAGYFLTKYDYPVAPLVLALVLGPMIENNMRRALTASKGDFSVFITSPVSLLFLIIAVLWILVPLILKWKGRDVIVNEEE is encoded by the coding sequence ATGGAAACTTTGCAATTTTTATTAGATGGATTTAGTGTTGCTATGCAATGGCACAACTTGTTATTTGCCTTTTTTGGAGTATTAATTGGTACGGCGGTTGGAGTACTACCTGGCATCGGTCCGATGAGTGGTGTAGCGTTATTGATTCCAATCACAAGTACACTTACCGGGGGACTAGACCCTGAAAGTGCTGCTGCTAGTTCGCTTATTTTACTAGCTGGCGTTTATTATGGTGCCATGTATGGTGGCTCAACAACATCTATTTTATTAAATACACCTGGTGAATCATCTTCAGTGGTGACGGCTTTGGATGGCTATCAAATGGCGAAGCAGGGAAGGGCAGGTGCAGCTTTATCGATATCTGCGATAGGATCATTCATTGCCGGTATTATTGCCTTACTTGGATTAACTTTGTTAGCTGATCCATTATCTGAAATGGCACTATCATTTGGTCCATCAGAATACTTCTCCTTAATGTTACTAGGTCTTTGTGCTGTCAGTGGACTAGCGGGAAAATCAATCACAAAGGCGTTAATCATGACAGTGCTAGGATTGCTGCTAGCTACCATAGGCATTGATAATGTATCAGGTGTTTCACGTTTTACTTATAATTTTGCCTATTTATATTCAGGGCTTGAGTTTCTAACGGTAGCTGTTGGTTTATTTGCACTTGGCGAAGTGTTCAAGACGATATTAGAAAAGGATAAAGATGGCGGAAAAATTGCTAAGGTAGGTCGAATTCTTCCATCAAAACAAGATTTCAAGGATAGCACAAAACCGATCGTACGCGGCTCACTTCTTGGTTTCTTTATTGGAGTTCTTCCAGGTGCCGGTGCTACACTTGCTTCGTTCTTTTCTTATATTACAGAAAAAAAATTAAGTAAAAATCCTAATAAGTTTGGGAATGGTGCTATTGAAGGAGTAGCGGCTCCAGAGTCAGCGAATAATGCTGCATCAGGGGGAGCGATGATCCCATTGCTGACAATGGGGATACCAGGGTCAGGAACAACGGCTATTTTAATGGGTGCCTTAATTATGTACAATGTTCAGCCAGGTCCATTATTATTTGATGACCATCCAGAGGTTGCCTGGGGACTTATTGCTAGTATGTTTATAGGAAATGTCATGCTACTCATTCTTAATATGCCTTTAGTAAAAGTGTTTGCAAAAGTAATCGAAACACCGTCCCACTATCTATTACCTATTATTATCGCGATTTCCATTTTCGGAGTGTATGCCGTACAAGCAAATACATTTGATTTACTATTGCTTCTTGCCTGTGGTGTGGCCGGCTATTTTTTAACTAAGTACGACTATCCAGTAGCACCTCTAGTACTTGCACTCGTACTCGGTCCTATGATTGAGAATAATATGCGACGGGCGTTAACAGCATCAAAAGGCGATTTTTCCGTATTTATTACTAGTCCAGTTTCTCTCCTCTTTTTAATTATTGCCGTTTTATGGATCTTAGTTCCATTAATTTTGAAATGGAAAGGCCGAGATGTGATCGTTAATGAAGAAGAATAA
- a CDS encoding tripartite tricarboxylate transporter TctB family protein, which produces MEKIFDRYAGVIFLLIGAAFIFESRKISSSSYGSNVGPDIFPIGLGILLILLSIRLLFETTKYVGEAEKNSKPDYKRFLLILGAAILYVLLLDTIGYVITTFLFLLFSFRVMKTGGWIKMILIAAAFSFGVYYVFVEVLQGSLPGFPL; this is translated from the coding sequence TTGGAAAAAATTTTTGATCGGTATGCAGGGGTTATCTTTTTATTAATAGGAGCCGCCTTTATTTTCGAAAGCAGAAAAATATCTTCGAGTTCCTATGGCAGTAACGTTGGTCCGGATATTTTTCCGATTGGCCTTGGTATTCTATTAATCTTACTAAGTATACGACTATTATTTGAAACAACGAAGTACGTTGGTGAAGCAGAAAAAAATAGTAAACCCGATTACAAACGTTTTTTACTTATTTTAGGTGCTGCAATCCTATACGTCCTACTTTTAGACACAATTGGTTATGTTATTACGACATTTTTATTTTTACTTTTTTCATTTCGAGTGATGAAAACAGGAGGATGGATCAAAATGATCTTAATCGCTGCGGCTTTTTCATTCGGAGTATATTATGTGTTTGTAGAAGTACTACAAGGATCGTTACCAGGATTCCCATTATAA
- a CDS encoding tripartite tricarboxylate transporter substrate binding protein, with amino-acid sequence MFSTLKWKKWGSIFASGALVLSLAACGGSGSTTEVNGESNKQEVSYPEKPFLINAPSGAGGGLDTTARALTKALADTGLVEQSMTVENKPGGGQAVGIADFISQDQKDPYRLILPSVPLLINNLKKEGNSPHSYKDLTPLAQLTKDYGAIVVRADSKYTDLKSLFDDLKKDPSSLTLAGGSAPGSQDHLVAMLPAVKAGVDATKIKYISYDGGGEAMTALIGGNADILATDISGTGEYLKAGKVRVLGVSSPERLQGTYADIPTYKEAGIDAEFTIWRGLFGPKEMPDYAVDYWNKTLTELTQTPEWQKVLETNGWENGYKNSEEFVKFLEEQEVLVQEILESLNMQK; translated from the coding sequence ATGTTTTCTACATTAAAATGGAAAAAATGGGGGAGTATCTTTGCCAGCGGAGCATTAGTTCTAAGTCTGGCAGCCTGTGGAGGATCGGGTTCCACAACAGAAGTAAACGGCGAAAGCAACAAACAAGAAGTTTCTTATCCTGAAAAACCATTTTTGATTAATGCACCATCTGGCGCTGGTGGAGGCCTTGATACGACAGCCCGTGCATTAACAAAAGCTTTAGCTGATACAGGTCTAGTCGAACAATCAATGACAGTTGAAAACAAACCAGGTGGTGGTCAAGCTGTTGGTATTGCCGATTTTATTAGCCAGGATCAGAAAGACCCTTATCGCCTGATTCTTCCTTCTGTTCCATTACTTATTAATAATTTGAAAAAAGAAGGAAACAGCCCACACTCTTATAAAGATTTAACACCATTGGCACAGCTAACAAAGGATTATGGAGCAATTGTCGTACGTGCTGATTCTAAATACACGGATTTGAAATCATTATTTGACGATTTAAAGAAAGATCCTAGCAGCCTTACACTGGCTGGCGGCTCTGCACCAGGTTCACAAGATCACCTCGTCGCAATGCTGCCTGCCGTTAAAGCAGGTGTAGATGCAACGAAGATAAAGTATATTTCTTACGATGGTGGCGGAGAAGCTATGACAGCTTTAATTGGCGGGAATGCCGATATTCTTGCTACTGATATTTCCGGTACAGGTGAATATTTAAAGGCTGGAAAAGTACGAGTACTTGGAGTATCATCTCCTGAAAGACTTCAAGGCACTTATGCAGATATCCCAACCTATAAAGAAGCAGGAATTGATGCAGAATTTACGATCTGGCGCGGATTGTTCGGACCAAAAGAAATGCCTGACTATGCTGTTGATTATTGGAATAAAACATTAACTGAGTTGACGCAAACGCCAGAATGGCAAAAAGTCTTAGAAACAAATGGGTGGGAAAACGGATATAAAAACTCTGAAGAATTTGTCAAATTTTTAGAAGAGCAAGAAGTTTTGGTACAAGAAATCTTAGAATCTTTAAATATGCAAAAATAA
- a CDS encoding class I SAM-dependent methyltransferase, whose amino-acid sequence MNEKSEAIKQKVQQQFGQHAQKYVTSTTHAKGSDLVLLKDWLNVDSSSIVLDIATGGGHVVKSLAPHAGQIFATDLTYEMLETAKGHLDSGASNIFYVIADAESLPFLENTFDAVTCRIAPHHFPNPDIFVKEVSRVLKPGGKFLLIDNIAPEDEELDDFVNRLEKLRDDSHVRSYSEKEWKTWFEQANLSFVKAEHRKKKFNYPDWVKRTTTSEEQVKIVDSHLLSASKIIQNYFSIESTNDRIQSVTIDEWMALVEKH is encoded by the coding sequence ATGAATGAGAAATCAGAAGCAATCAAGCAGAAGGTTCAGCAGCAATTTGGTCAACATGCACAAAAATATGTGACAAGCACTACACATGCTAAGGGTTCAGATTTAGTCCTATTAAAGGATTGGTTAAATGTAGATTCATCCTCGATCGTACTTGATATTGCAACAGGCGGCGGGCATGTAGTCAAATCATTAGCTCCGCACGCAGGACAGATTTTTGCAACAGACTTGACTTATGAAATGCTTGAGACGGCTAAAGGCCACTTGGATTCTGGAGCCTCAAACATATTTTATGTGATCGCAGATGCAGAGTCGCTTCCGTTTTTAGAAAATACGTTTGATGCGGTTACCTGCCGAATTGCTCCACACCATTTTCCGAATCCAGATATTTTTGTTAAAGAGGTTTCCCGTGTTCTAAAACCCGGCGGTAAATTTCTCCTTATCGACAATATTGCTCCAGAAGATGAGGAATTAGATGATTTCGTCAATCGGTTGGAAAAATTGCGAGATGACAGCCATGTCCGCAGCTATTCCGAAAAAGAATGGAAAACATGGTTTGAGCAAGCTAACCTATCATTCGTAAAAGCAGAACACCGCAAAAAGAAATTCAACTACCCCGATTGGGTTAAAAGAACAACTACATCTGAAGAACAAGTCAAAATAGTGGATTCCCATCTCCTTTCAGCTAGTAAAATCATTCAAAACTATTTTTCAATTGAATCAACGAACGATCGTATCCAATCTGTCACGATTGATGAATGGATGGCGCTTGTGGAAAAACATTAA